The following proteins are encoded in a genomic region of [Eubacterium] hominis:
- a CDS encoding sel1 repeat family protein: MELVMRDNFLKTYKRSGADVNQMIKNAKQGNVEVMYQLGLCYYHGMYGFPKNNYNASQWFIKAADAGHMMAQYYAGYCFEKAIGVQRNAYSCAKYYKLAADQGLMNAQYEIGYLYEYGIGVEKDETQAAQYFQKATDQGHGAAACTLGYYYENGMGVEQDIQKAFSLYQLSAEKNDPCGQCNLGYFYERGIATEMDKEKAAYWYLKAADQGYPRGLSNIAYFYENGIGVEENIPLACTYYQKAVDKNYPRAQCNLGLFYEKGIGVEKDLVKAIELYKAAADQGDDCAQCNLGYCYDNGIGVEIDHKQANEWFEKSAAQGFARAQYNLAWNLARGIGAEKDEKRSFELYEQCANQGYPLGQFGIAYCYHHGRGVAKDIKKAIALYEIIAEKDDSDALCNLGYIYENEVPEDEIDYNKAFTYYTRSAQLGNGIAICNIGDCYEHGRGVKKDFRMAVKYYKEAADMDIDIAQYSLGYCYENGWGIVKDMEKALEYYHKAADHGYEDAIKALERLENKDK; this comes from the coding sequence ATGGAGCTTGTTATGAGAGATAATTTTTTAAAAACATATAAACGTTCAGGCGCTGATGTTAATCAAATGATCAAAAATGCTAAGCAAGGAAATGTGGAAGTCATGTATCAACTGGGGTTATGTTATTACCATGGAATGTATGGTTTCCCAAAAAATAATTACAATGCATCACAATGGTTTATCAAAGCTGCTGATGCTGGTCATATGATGGCACAATATTATGCAGGATATTGTTTTGAAAAAGCAATTGGTGTACAGCGCAATGCGTATTCCTGCGCAAAATATTATAAGCTGGCTGCTGATCAGGGACTGATGAATGCCCAATATGAAATTGGTTATTTATATGAATATGGGATTGGTGTTGAAAAAGATGAAACACAGGCTGCCCAATATTTTCAAAAAGCCACGGACCAGGGACATGGCGCTGCTGCATGTACACTTGGATACTATTATGAAAATGGCATGGGTGTAGAACAGGATATACAAAAAGCCTTTTCCTTATATCAGCTATCCGCTGAAAAGAATGATCCATGCGGACAATGTAATTTGGGTTATTTTTATGAACGTGGCATTGCCACAGAAATGGATAAAGAAAAAGCAGCATACTGGTACTTAAAAGCTGCCGATCAGGGGTATCCCAGAGGCTTATCCAATATCGCTTATTTCTATGAAAACGGTATTGGTGTAGAAGAAAACATTCCCCTTGCCTGCACCTATTATCAAAAAGCAGTAGATAAAAATTATCCACGGGCACAATGTAATCTAGGTTTATTTTATGAAAAAGGCATTGGCGTAGAAAAAGACCTTGTGAAGGCAATAGAACTTTATAAAGCGGCCGCAGATCAGGGAGATGATTGTGCACAATGTAACTTAGGTTATTGTTACGATAATGGTATTGGAGTAGAAATAGATCATAAACAGGCAAATGAGTGGTTTGAAAAAAGTGCTGCACAGGGATTTGCCAGAGCACAATATAATCTGGCATGGAATCTTGCGCGTGGCATCGGTGCTGAAAAGGATGAAAAACGTTCCTTTGAATTATATGAACAGTGTGCCAATCAGGGATATCCACTAGGTCAGTTTGGTATTGCATATTGTTATCACCATGGACGTGGCGTAGCAAAAGATATTAAAAAAGCAATTGCATTATATGAGATCATCGCAGAAAAAGACGATAGTGATGCCTTATGCAATCTTGGCTATATCTATGAAAATGAAGTGCCTGAAGATGAAATTGACTACAACAAAGCATTTACGTACTATACCCGCTCTGCACAGCTTGGAAATGGCATCGCTATTTGTAACATTGGAGATTGTTATGAACATGGGCGTGGTGTAAAAAAAGATTTCCGTATGGCTGTAAAATATTATAAAGAGGCAGCTGATATGGATATTGATATCGCGCAATACAGCTTAGGCTATTGTTATGAAAATGGCTGGGGCATTGTAAAAGATATGGAAAAAGCGCTGGAGTATTATCATAAAGCTGCAGACCATGGATATGAAGATGCGATAAAAGCATTAGAACGCTTAGAGAATAAAGATAAATAA
- a CDS encoding alanine:cation symporter family protein, whose protein sequence is MHEVLSWLNEFLYSNILLILLVAAGIYFSIRTRFVQIRLLKEGIVLLKEKAHNEDGVSSFQALMISTASRVGTGNIAGVATALAAGGAGAIFWMWVMAFVGAASAFVESTLAQIYKERDGEAFRGGPAYYIEKALGSRFFGIIFALLLIACFIFGFNGLQSYNVSSALAYYFDDQHLAGLLVGCILTIASAAVIFGGVHRIGIISSTIVPIMAGLYIILGIYITLSNASQLPSIFQMIFQNAFDVQAIFGGFAGSCVMHGIKRGLFSNEAGMGSAPNAGATADVSHPVKQGLVQVISVFIDTILVCTTTAFILLNYGIEDGLTGMPYVQMAVSKAFGEWGIHFITISIFLFAFSSLIGNYCYAEGNLKFIKNNKTLLFVFRIVTLLVIFFGAQADFSLVWDLADVLMGFMALMNIIVILLLGKYTFIALKDYQKQKKEGKNPMFHPEQLGIPNCECWEEFDEDLK, encoded by the coding sequence ATGCATGAAGTATTATCATGGTTAAATGAATTTTTATACAGTAATATTTTATTAATATTATTGGTAGCAGCAGGGATATATTTTTCAATACGTACAAGGTTTGTACAGATACGTTTATTGAAAGAAGGTATTGTCTTATTAAAGGAAAAAGCCCACAATGAAGATGGCGTTTCTTCTTTTCAGGCATTGATGATTTCCACAGCGAGTCGTGTTGGCACTGGTAATATTGCTGGTGTTGCGACTGCACTTGCGGCAGGTGGCGCTGGCGCTATTTTTTGGATGTGGGTAATGGCATTTGTTGGTGCTGCCAGTGCTTTTGTGGAATCCACACTTGCACAGATTTATAAAGAACGAGATGGAGAAGCGTTTCGTGGAGGGCCTGCTTACTATATTGAAAAAGCGTTAGGTAGTCGTTTTTTTGGAATCATTTTTGCGTTGTTATTGATTGCATGTTTTATCTTTGGTTTCAATGGCCTTCAATCTTATAATGTTAGCAGTGCACTGGCTTATTATTTTGATGATCAGCATTTAGCAGGTCTGCTTGTTGGTTGTATATTGACCATTGCCTCTGCGGCAGTTATCTTTGGTGGTGTTCATCGTATTGGTATCATCAGTTCTACAATTGTGCCTATCATGGCTGGTTTATATATTATTTTAGGTATCTATATTACATTATCCAATGCTTCACAACTGCCTTCGATTTTTCAAATGATTTTTCAAAATGCATTTGATGTACAGGCAATCTTTGGTGGCTTTGCGGGATCTTGTGTCATGCATGGAATCAAACGTGGCTTATTCAGTAATGAGGCAGGTATGGGTTCTGCGCCTAATGCCGGAGCAACTGCGGATGTATCCCATCCAGTAAAACAAGGACTTGTACAGGTGATTTCAGTATTTATTGATACCATACTGGTTTGTACGACAACAGCATTTATCCTTTTAAATTATGGCATCGAAGATGGCTTGACTGGTATGCCTTATGTACAAATGGCAGTAAGTAAAGCTTTTGGTGAATGGGGAATTCATTTTATCACCATTTCGATTTTCTTATTTGCATTCAGTTCTTTAATAGGTAATTATTGTTATGCAGAAGGAAACTTAAAATTTATCAAAAATAATAAAACCTTATTATTTGTATTCCGTATCGTAACCTTGCTGGTGATCTTCTTTGGCGCACAGGCAGATTTTTCGCTTGTATGGGATCTAGCGGATGTACTCATGGGATTTATGGCACTTATGAATATCATTGTGATATTATTGCTTGGGAAATATACTTTTATCGCTTTAAAAGATTACCAGAAACAGAAAAAAGAAGGGAAGAATCCAATGTTTCATCCTGAACAACTGGGTATTCCAAATTGTGAATGCTGGGAAGAATTTGACGAAGATTTAAAATAA
- a CDS encoding sel1 repeat family protein → MEESIKDQFLRTYRRESSFLDSIKQKAALGDENAMYQLGLCYYYGNYGVPKNNKTAFDWFIKAANLGHMIAQYYTGYCFEKSIGVPRNAVQRAKYYGLAAQQGFMNAQYEMGYLYEYGIGIEKDEKKLRKCFN, encoded by the coding sequence ATGGAAGAATCAATCAAAGATCAATTTTTAAGAACCTATAGAAGAGAAAGTTCTTTTTTGGATAGCATAAAACAAAAGGCTGCACTCGGCGATGAAAATGCGATGTATCAGCTTGGCTTATGTTACTATTATGGCAATTATGGGGTACCAAAAAACAATAAAACAGCGTTCGATTGGTTTATCAAAGCCGCAAATCTTGGTCATATGATAGCACAATACTATACAGGGTACTGTTTTGAAAAATCAATTGGTGTTCCTCGCAATGCTGTACAACGTGCAAAATATTATGGATTAGCGGCACAACAAGGTTTTATGAATGCCCAATATGAAATGGGATATCTATATGAATATGGTATTGGAATTGAAAAAGATGAAAAAAAGCTGCGGAAATGTTTCAACTAG
- a CDS encoding RNA polymerase sigma factor, with amino-acid sequence MNERFLVLKAKNGNQEALEELIKLNYQSIYKYFVRTCGNSATALDLTQDTFIKLVQALPNYQPYKDFCAYLYTIAYHVGIDYLKKKKEILLENEYPFEMQAAPTHEKDENYYRMRKVLYKIPEKQRECLILYYYQGLNYRQISTILSIPISTAKTRVRTGLQRCRDLWEETK; translated from the coding sequence ATGAATGAAAGATTTTTAGTATTAAAAGCAAAAAACGGAAATCAGGAAGCTTTGGAAGAATTGATAAAACTGAATTATCAATCCATTTATAAATATTTTGTAAGGACATGTGGAAATAGCGCTACCGCACTTGATCTTACACAAGATACCTTTATAAAGCTTGTACAGGCACTTCCAAATTATCAACCTTATAAAGATTTTTGTGCATACCTTTATACCATTGCATACCATGTAGGCATAGATTATTTAAAGAAGAAAAAAGAAATACTGTTAGAAAATGAATATCCTTTTGAGATGCAGGCTGCACCAACACATGAAAAAGATGAAAATTATTATCGTATGAGAAAAGTACTTTATAAGATTCCAGAAAAACAACGGGAATGTTTGATATTGTATTACTATCAGGGCTTAAATTATCGCCAGATATCCACAATATTATCCATCCCTATATCAACCGCTAAGACCCGTGTACGCACTGGTTTACAAAGATGTCGTGATCTTTGGGAGGAAACGAAATGA
- a CDS encoding SEL1-like repeat protein, with translation MFQLASDQGHPVAACSLGYFYEKGLGVPINLPKAVEYYQLASDRNDPGGLCNLGYFYEYGIHVEIDFDKARKLYQRAAKQGYARAQCNLAHLYENGKGVPQNYSLAMFYYKKAAKQNYPRAQRCLGILYANGHGVEKNVDKAFALYIKAAEQGDEVAQCNVGYYYDNGISVDLDPVKANEWYEKSANQGFAISQYNLAWNLERGIGAKQDYKKAFALYEKAAKQGHASAKFCIAYAYHYGHGVEKDLQKAIVLYKELADQDDAEALCNLGYIYGNDLEADAIDHDLAFTYYEKAAKLGDAVALCNIGDCYEKGNGVTQNYEKAVEYYKMSADQDVDSAQYSLGYCYENGWGVAQDINKAIAYYRKAADHGYEDAIDALKRLDKKDK, from the coding sequence ATGTTTCAACTAGCCAGTGATCAGGGACATCCTGTAGCAGCCTGTAGTCTGGGATATTTCTATGAAAAAGGCCTTGGTGTACCTATAAACTTACCAAAAGCTGTAGAGTATTATCAGCTTGCATCAGATCGTAATGATCCAGGTGGTTTATGTAATTTAGGATACTTTTATGAATATGGAATACATGTGGAAATAGATTTCGATAAAGCAAGAAAGCTATACCAGCGTGCTGCCAAACAAGGGTATGCAAGAGCACAATGCAATCTTGCCCATTTATATGAAAATGGAAAAGGTGTTCCACAAAACTATTCGCTGGCGATGTTCTATTACAAGAAAGCTGCAAAACAAAATTATCCTCGTGCACAGCGCTGCCTGGGGATTTTATATGCAAATGGTCATGGCGTTGAAAAAAACGTTGATAAAGCTTTTGCGTTATACATAAAAGCTGCAGAACAAGGCGATGAAGTTGCACAATGCAATGTTGGCTATTATTATGACAATGGTATTAGTGTGGATCTTGATCCTGTCAAAGCGAATGAATGGTATGAAAAAAGTGCAAATCAGGGATTTGCTATATCACAATATAATCTTGCATGGAATCTGGAAAGAGGAATCGGTGCCAAACAGGATTATAAAAAAGCATTTGCGCTATACGAAAAAGCAGCTAAGCAGGGACATGCATCTGCGAAATTTTGTATTGCTTACGCCTATCATTATGGCCATGGGGTAGAAAAAGATTTACAAAAAGCAATCGTTCTGTATAAAGAATTGGCTGATCAAGATGACGCAGAAGCGTTATGTAATCTAGGATATATTTATGGTAATGATTTAGAAGCAGATGCCATTGATCATGATTTAGCTTTTACATATTACGAGAAAGCCGCAAAACTTGGTGATGCTGTCGCATTATGCAATATTGGTGACTGCTATGAAAAAGGCAATGGTGTAACCCAAAATTATGAAAAAGCTGTGGAATATTACAAAATGTCAGCTGATCAAGATGTAGATTCTGCCCAATACAGTTTAGGTTATTGTTATGAAAATGGCTGGGGTGTTGCACAAGATATCAATAAGGCAATCGCTTATTATCGCAAAGCCGCAGACCATGGATATGAAGATGCGATAGATGCTTTAAAGCGCTTAGATAAAAAAGATAAATAA
- a CDS encoding VanZ family protein: MSLYLIPIQTALFVFPILAVILTIPYILHQYRHYGATLPLRILIVFSFIFYLLCCYFLVSLPLPPIEEVAHYTTPKMQLIPFASLKDISLTTSFVWDDPTTYLTALNEFSVLQVLFNIFMTMPFGIYLHYYFEYSFKKTMLCSFLLSLSFECLQLSGLFFIYPRPYRLFDVDDLITNTLGGVIGYGLTPIVAHFLPSREKLDERSYHKGMRVSAMRRMFAFAIDIIVTLILYIMISFLLPLRFHFYGYLIIILLLYFIVPCLSKGRTLGKMMVKIRLVNFQNQNAKWYQYLLHFLPTYLLILPFPYIILAFILVFMKVDSPLLYVWYAGFALYLAIYLFYVFDAMLSMFQHKENIYDKIGKVKNISTIKVKLSEDYDHADLEREENECTS; this comes from the coding sequence ATGTCACTTTATCTGATACCGATACAAACTGCATTATTTGTATTTCCAATCTTAGCAGTTATCCTGACGATTCCTTATATATTACACCAATATCGTCATTATGGCGCCACCCTGCCACTTCGTATATTAATTGTATTCTCTTTTATTTTTTACTTATTATGCTGTTACTTTTTGGTATCATTACCATTGCCTCCAATTGAAGAAGTTGCCCATTATACAACACCAAAAATGCAGCTGATTCCTTTTGCTTCTTTAAAAGATATCTCCTTAACCACCTCTTTTGTGTGGGATGATCCTACTACATATCTGACCGCATTAAATGAATTTAGCGTATTACAGGTCTTGTTTAATATTTTTATGACTATGCCATTTGGAATCTATCTACATTATTATTTTGAATATTCCTTTAAGAAAACGATGCTGTGCAGCTTTTTATTATCCTTATCATTTGAATGTCTGCAGTTAAGTGGCTTATTCTTTATCTATCCTCGTCCTTATCGATTATTTGATGTAGATGATTTGATAACGAATACACTTGGCGGTGTGATTGGATATGGCTTGACACCAATCGTAGCTCATTTTCTACCAAGCAGAGAAAAACTGGATGAAAGAAGTTATCATAAAGGAATGCGGGTAAGTGCGATGCGCAGAATGTTTGCGTTCGCAATAGATATTATTGTAACTTTAATTCTTTATATTATGATTAGTTTCCTGCTTCCTCTACGCTTTCATTTCTATGGTTACCTTATCATAATACTGCTGCTGTATTTCATTGTTCCTTGTCTGAGTAAAGGCAGGACTCTGGGAAAAATGATGGTAAAAATACGATTGGTAAACTTTCAGAATCAGAACGCAAAATGGTATCAATACCTGCTTCATTTTCTTCCAACATACTTATTGATTCTTCCTTTTCCTTATATTATTTTGGCATTTATCCTTGTTTTTATGAAGGTTGATTCCCCTTTGTTATATGTATGGTATGCTGGATTTGCACTATATCTTGCCATTTATCTATTCTATGTATTTGATGCGATGCTTTCCATGTTTCAACATAAGGAAAATATATATGATAAAATAGGCAAAGTAAAAAATATATCTACCATAAAAGTTAAGCTTTCAGAAGATTATGATCATGCAGATTTAGAAAGAGAAGAAAATGAGTGCACATCTTGA
- a CDS encoding ABC transporter ATP-binding protein, with the protein MKLTAEHLTKIFIHKTAVNDFSYTFTNGIYGLLGPNGSGKSTLMRMLCDILKPNQGHIYLDGTLIQTMNEDYRDILGYLPQDFGYYPQFNAYDFLMYFATLKGFSKKEAKDRVEMVLEMVNLTSEKKHKIKTFSGGMKQRLGIAQALLNDPKILIVDEPTAGLDPKERANFKSILARCANDKIVILSTHIVSDIETLAQHILIMKDGKLHQHGTREELLLPLHDQVYTFICEEQEVEKLSKEMIVTAMMPVQNKMQIRAIISKPAREDMRREEPSLEDLYLSIFKDAI; encoded by the coding sequence ATGAAATTAACAGCGGAGCATCTTACAAAAATATTCATTCATAAAACAGCAGTGAATGATTTTTCTTATACCTTTACCAATGGCATCTATGGATTGCTGGGGCCAAATGGAAGTGGAAAATCAACGCTCATGCGTATGTTATGTGATATCTTAAAACCTAATCAGGGACATATTTATTTAGATGGTACCCTGATTCAAACAATGAATGAAGATTATCGTGATATCTTAGGCTATTTGCCACAGGATTTTGGATATTATCCACAATTTAATGCATATGATTTCTTAATGTATTTCGCAACTTTAAAGGGCTTTTCTAAAAAGGAAGCCAAAGACAGAGTAGAAATGGTATTAGAAATGGTAAATCTGACATCAGAAAAAAAGCATAAAATCAAAACGTTTTCTGGTGGGATGAAGCAAAGATTGGGAATCGCACAGGCGTTATTAAATGATCCTAAAATATTAATTGTGGATGAGCCAACAGCAGGATTGGATCCTAAAGAAAGAGCGAATTTCAAAAGCATTTTAGCACGCTGTGCAAATGATAAAATCGTTATCTTATCCACACATATTGTTTCTGATATTGAAACATTAGCTCAGCATATTTTAATCATGAAAGATGGTAAATTACACCAACATGGCACTCGAGAAGAACTTTTATTACCACTTCATGATCAGGTGTATACATTTATATGTGAGGAACAGGAAGTTGAAAAATTATCAAAAGAAATGATTGTAACAGCAATGATGCCAGTCCAAAATAAAATGCAAATCCGAGCAATCATATCAAAACCTGCAAGGGAAGATATGAGAAGGGAAGAACCATCGTTAGAAGATTTATATTTATCGATATTCAAAGATGCTATATGA
- a CDS encoding YbaK/EbsC family protein, translating to MAIALVKEYLKAYGKDQDVIELEESSATVELAAKALGIEGARIAKTLSFMGSDGALVVVCAGDCKIDNHKYKETFGVKAKMLKAEEVETYTNHSIGGVCPFALPKDTKIYLDESMKRFDYVYPACGSSNSAIKLSLEELASMVPYMKWVDVCKGWE from the coding sequence ATGGCAATTGCATTAGTAAAAGAGTATTTAAAAGCATATGGAAAAGATCAGGATGTTATTGAACTTGAAGAAAGCAGTGCAACGGTAGAGCTTGCCGCAAAAGCACTAGGGATTGAAGGTGCGCGAATAGCGAAAACTTTGTCCTTTATGGGAAGTGATGGTGCTTTGGTTGTCGTATGTGCAGGAGATTGTAAAATAGATAATCATAAATACAAGGAAACTTTTGGTGTGAAGGCAAAAATGTTAAAAGCGGAAGAAGTAGAAACTTATACCAATCATAGCATTGGCGGTGTTTGTCCCTTTGCATTACCAAAAGATACCAAGATTTATTTGGATGAATCCATGAAACGTTTTGATTATGTATATCCAGCATGTGGCAGTTCTAATTCTGCGATTAAATTAAGTCTAGAAGAACTGGCATCCATGGTCCCATATATGAAATGGGTGGATGTTTGTAAAGGCTGGGAATAA
- a CDS encoding GTP-binding protein yields the protein MTKIDIISGFLGAGKTTLIKKLIKDVLHEEKIVLIENEFGEIGIDGGFLKDAGIEIREMNSGCICCSLVGDFAEALSKVLEEYHPDRIVIEPSGVGKLSDVIKAVQGIDNHEIQLNSFTTVADAQKCKMYMKNFGEFFNNQVEYAGTIILSRTQNLTEDKLEAVVHELRHHNENATIITTPWDALDGKEILAAMEKKNTLEKELMEESEICPVCGHHHDEEHHHEHDHEDCCEHEHHHHEHEEHHHHDHDGECCCGHDHHDHHHHHHADEVFTSWGMETPKKYAKEELDAILKELSTSEKYGIILRAKGMLPDSQGNWMYFDLVPEEYEIRVGTPTYTGRFCVIGSKLNEEALKELFHIA from the coding sequence ATGACGAAAATTGATATTATCTCAGGATTTTTAGGTGCAGGTAAAACGACATTAATCAAAAAATTGATCAAAGATGTTTTACACGAGGAAAAAATCGTTTTGATTGAAAATGAATTTGGTGAAATCGGAATTGATGGAGGATTTCTAAAAGATGCAGGTATTGAAATTCGTGAAATGAATAGTGGCTGTATCTGTTGCAGCTTAGTTGGAGATTTTGCGGAAGCATTAAGCAAAGTATTAGAAGAATATCATCCAGACCGTATTGTGATTGAGCCAAGCGGTGTTGGAAAATTAAGTGATGTAATCAAAGCCGTACAGGGTATTGATAACCATGAAATACAGTTAAACAGTTTTACAACTGTCGCAGATGCACAAAAGTGTAAGATGTATATGAAGAATTTTGGAGAGTTCTTTAATAATCAGGTAGAATATGCAGGTACGATTATTTTAAGCCGTACACAAAATCTAACTGAAGATAAATTAGAAGCAGTTGTACATGAACTGCGTCATCATAATGAAAATGCAACGATTATCACAACGCCATGGGATGCATTAGATGGTAAAGAAATCTTAGCCGCAATGGAAAAGAAAAATACATTGGAAAAAGAATTGATGGAAGAAAGCGAGATCTGTCCTGTATGTGGACACCATCATGATGAAGAACATCATCATGAACACGACCATGAAGATTGTTGTGAACATGAACATCATCATCACGAACATGAAGAACACCATCATCATGACCATGATGGAGAATGCTGTTGTGGACACGATCATCACGACCACCATCATCACCACCATGCAGATGAAGTATTTACCAGCTGGGGTATGGAAACACCTAAAAAATATGCAAAGGAAGAATTGGATGCAATTCTAAAAGAATTAAGTACATCAGAAAAATATGGAATCATCCTTCGTGCAAAAGGTATGTTGCCAGATTCACAAGGAAACTGGATGTATTTTGATTTAGTACCAGAAGAATATGAAATACGTGTAGGAACACCAACGTATACGGGAAGATTCTGTGTGATTGGCAGTAAGTTAAACGAAGAAGCTTTAAAAGAGCTGTTTCATATCGCATAA
- a CDS encoding ABC transporter substrate-binding protein, with protein MMKKLLGGLLACLMMVSMSGCGSKEPETKDDVKTVGILIYANHPALESASKGLQNYLKEKGYDETKVKFVEKNAQNDNGTADTIASQFANEKVDMIYAIGTNAGLSAANATLDTEIPVVFNAVTDAVDAKIVKSNKKPGGNVTGVSDAAPLEKQLELIRTMLPEAKTIGMIYNTGEPNGKLQVEQVKKLAGKYNFAIETQGVSVSTDVATAAEQLAGKVDCFYNITDNMIVNATASITDKANAYKIPVFAAEDGQMEAGLLASDSISYEKLGEQAGAIAEDILFNGKKAGDFDIETASETSLIINRKVADELGIKIPAELEKRATFYGE; from the coding sequence ATTATGAAAAAATTATTAGGAGGGCTTTTGGCCTGTTTGATGATGGTTTCTATGAGTGGATGTGGTAGTAAAGAACCAGAAACAAAAGATGATGTAAAAACAGTAGGTATTCTGATTTACGCAAATCATCCTGCACTGGAAAGTGCAAGTAAAGGACTTCAGAATTATCTGAAAGAAAAAGGATATGATGAAACCAAAGTAAAATTCGTAGAAAAAAACGCACAAAACGACAATGGTACAGCAGATACGATTGCCAGTCAGTTCGCAAATGAAAAAGTTGATATGATATATGCGATTGGAACAAATGCTGGATTAAGTGCCGCAAATGCGACATTAGATACAGAAATTCCTGTTGTCTTTAATGCAGTAACGGATGCAGTGGATGCAAAAATCGTAAAGAGTAATAAAAAACCAGGTGGCAATGTTACCGGTGTATCTGATGCAGCACCTTTGGAAAAACAATTAGAACTTATTCGTACAATGCTTCCAGAAGCAAAAACCATTGGTATGATTTATAATACCGGAGAACCAAATGGTAAACTTCAGGTTGAACAGGTAAAGAAACTGGCTGGTAAATATAACTTTGCAATTGAAACCCAGGGTGTCAGTGTTTCCACAGATGTTGCGACTGCCGCAGAACAGCTGGCTGGAAAAGTTGATTGTTTCTACAATATCACAGATAACATGATTGTAAATGCAACAGCATCTATCACAGATAAAGCAAACGCTTATAAAATTCCTGTATTTGCCGCTGAAGATGGACAAATGGAAGCAGGTTTACTGGCAAGTGATTCTATCAGTTATGAAAAGCTTGGTGAACAAGCAGGTGCAATCGCTGAAGATATCCTGTTTAATGGCAAAAAAGCTGGTGATTTCGATATAGAAACAGCTTCTGAAACTTCTTTGATAATCAATCGTAAAGTCGCAGATGAACTAGGTATTAAAATTCCTGCAGAATTAGAAAAACGCGCTACATTCTATGGCGAATAA
- a CDS encoding ABC transporter ATP-binding protein, with protein MLHIENLKKVYGKNVILNGISLDIQDGEIVSVLGPSGSGKTTLLNCILGITKIDGGHLIYNNEDITNVAMEQRGFNIVFQDYALFPNLNAYQNIIYGLKNKPELSNEEEVQELIELLGLKEHLNKSIDQLSGGQKQRVALARTLVMKPKILLLDEPLSALDGVIKESIKNKIKTIAREFHLTTIIVTHDPEEALTLSDRVLIMKDGNISQYAKPQEILHQPACVFVKDFILNQLEIKRNNIYALYQNAYAS; from the coding sequence ATGCTTCATATAGAAAATCTGAAGAAAGTTTATGGAAAAAACGTTATCTTAAATGGTATTTCCCTTGATATACAAGATGGAGAAATTGTATCTGTACTTGGACCAAGTGGAAGTGGGAAAACGACCTTATTAAATTGTATTTTAGGTATTACGAAAATTGATGGAGGACATTTGATATATAACAATGAAGATATTACAAATGTAGCAATGGAACAACGAGGCTTTAATATCGTATTTCAGGACTATGCATTGTTTCCCAATTTGAATGCCTATCAGAATATCATTTATGGCTTGAAAAACAAGCCTGAATTATCAAATGAAGAGGAAGTGCAGGAATTAATCGAATTATTAGGTCTAAAAGAACATTTGAACAAATCAATTGATCAATTATCGGGTGGACAGAAACAAAGAGTGGCACTTGCCAGAACACTGGTTATGAAACCGAAAATCTTATTATTAGATGAACCATTAAGCGCTTTAGATGGAGTAATCAAAGAGTCGATTAAAAACAAAATAAAAACGATTGCCAGGGAATTTCATTTAACGACGATTATTGTAACACATGATCCTGAAGAGGCTTTAACGTTAAGTGATCGTGTATTGATTATGAAAGATGGAAATATCTCACAATATGCGAAGCCACAAGAAATTTTACATCAACCAGCATGTGTATTTGTGAAAGATTTTATTTTGAATCAATTGGAAATCAAGCGTAATAATATTTACGCATTATATCAAAATGCCTATGCTTCATAA